The genomic interval acaAGATATGTCCCAATCGATATGTTTTCAAGTATTGCCTATTCACCTTTAATAATGTTTCAAATGCAAGAATAATCAGTTTCTAAATaatggaaaaataattttaatgatatACACAAGAACATTTACAAATCAGATCAGTTCTTCCCCGCCCAGGTACGAGAgtaccaaacaacaacaacaacaacaacagaacagcaaaataaacaagataaGACACTATATACACATACAGCACATAATAATGAAGACAGCagcaacaaaaatgttatttttcactCAACTTGTAAACAAAGGCACActtattaaaaaaatgcaatagaTACAATCGGGCAATTGTTTGAAGTTTATGTGCgattttcaaatttaatgcaaTGTAAAAAGAAGTTCGGGGTATGATAAGCTATACTTAACTTTGATGGTCAGTTATATCTAggcaacattttataacatattttttatctaGAGATTTTTTAAGGAGTTAGATCCTTGTtagaaatgtatgatttattatttttatgaaactttgtaattatcctcatacatataaaattatttaaaaagcgGATTTGGATTTCAGTATGATTTCAAGTTTTTACATTTGCGTTTGctttgaaattaatctatttgCAAATTATATTGTTTGCGCAACGGGAAGTTATAGtatttttacaaacttgcattttaatgaatttcggCAAAATATATAATTGTCAATATAAACCTCTGACTAATGCAGTACAAAAGTCTTTAAATTCGTATTATTTCTTAGGCATACTGCGTTTATTACTTTTacacttatgctaaaataatgttGGGAGACTGAAGTTTCCTGAACACAAACAACGTGTAAATGATTAGTTATTAAAGTTTCAAACACGTCCATTACTTGAGCAAAATCAGATTAACCACCTTTACTCCATCGCTTTACATGAACTACACCAGGttataaagaataataattttgtaaagttaTGTTTAAAAACGGAAACAATGCACCATTTATTTCATCTcattgatgtttgtttgttttgggtttaacgccgtttttcaacagtatttcagtcatgtaacggcgggcagttgacctgatcagtgttcctggattctgtaccagtacaaacctgctctccgcaagtaactgccaactttcccacatgaatcagaggtggaggactaatgatttcagacacaatgttgttatcaaatagtcacggagaacatacaccccgcccgaggatcgaactcacgaccccgctatccgtagaccaacgctctacccactgagctaagcgggcgggctcatctCATTGATGTGGCATTTTAGCAATGAAAGCAAAATTGGGTTCTCAACAGAAGGCAcccacacacgcacgcacgcacgcacgcacacacacacacacacacacacacacacttttctgaAAAAGATACAAACTGAAGATACGTGAGAATACATGAGTTATACAGTTCTGCCTATATATGTTCTAACTTACAGATAATCGATAGTTGTGCTTATTATTAGAAACGAAAAATAAATCATACGAGCAGAAACAGGTGCATTAAAATTAAcaaatctatttcattttttcaaagcACTTACAACACAGTCtctcacatttgaaaaaaaaatgggcgCGAATTATGATCAATTGATGGACgcaatattataaattttattgtcaATACATATAGCAAATTACTTTGTAATTAGTTAATATACTTCTGCTCACTTACATTAGGAGAGAAACAAAATGCATTCTAACCCTTGATTTTTTATCATTCAGAACATAACAAAGAAATCAATCTGTGTGCATGTAAAATTCACAAAACTGTTGTTAGTAAGACCTGAAATATGGCCTTGGTGTCAAATCTCTTTTTCAATCAGGAGAGGCCCTATATAAAATTTATGTAAGGAATTGTATAAGTTAGACATATACGTAACGAAGCACAGTAAAATGATTCACTAGCACTTCGTATGAGACAGACGCACTGGTCACCGTCGTAAATAGAAATACGACATATCTTTTTCTCACAAACAGAGCACTTTCAGCGACGCTGTTCCTAAAAAAAATTGCGAAATAGTATAGACAACAGTGTTAATGTATGTCAGAtgataatttaaattttcattcacATGTGCATACAAGaacattatttttaaaccaatttCAGACTGATTCTGGGGACATGCTCACTTCACTTGATGACATGTCACCACTAAACTCGTTACGATCAAGTCTCCAGCTTTCTAACAGATCACTAAAGTCAGGAGGATTGTTCGTCTGCAACACAGAATTGCCGCCATTTTGTCTGCTTTCTCCAGAGTTTGTTTGTTGAGAACCAGGCTCTTTCCAGAAAGAGGTTGGTAATTTCCTTGTATGCATTGGTGCCACACTGTCAAATTTCTTAGAATCAGTCTTCAGACGTTTTAATTCTTTGGTATGTTTTAGTTTTTTGTCTGTCAAAAAATGGCGTAAACCATATTCAAATAGCTCATTTAGAGGACCAATACCTAACTTCTTATCGAATTTCCCAGTAAATGAGTTTCTGTTGTCCCTCTGTTCACTTACAGAGTTTGAAATATCGAGAAGTGGTGGTGATTTTTTACCTCCCTTACCGTTAGGTTTATCCTCACCGTGAACAATTTTCATAAGATCGGCGTAATACAGTTCTCTACCAGACTTTGTTGATTTCCATTTGTCTTCATAAATATCACAAGAGTCATCTTCCCCTTTCTTTCTTCCAAAGAATTTTTGAATATCGGTGCTCACCATAGTCGCGAAATCTAGTAACTGTCTCGTCATGTCCGGTTTTGGTTCCAAATCCATGTCAATATCCTCCAGGTCTTCCGAATAATGAGAATCATGATCGCTGAATTCATCGTCAATTATCGATTCGTTGGAGGCATCAAAATTTTCACTTTGCAAGTTATCTGAATCATTGTTTTGATTAATGTTGTGCTGATTTGTACTGGGAATGAATGATTCTACAGAATGGTCAAGTTTTTTGATGACGGAAGTGTGCTGAGTGTGTTGCGTGTGCTGTATCTCTTGTGAAACCGGATGTAACGTCTGTAGCGTGTTTCCGGGTGACATCCGGGCACCATGTGGCATGGACATTCCGCTGTTGTCATGGATACCTGGAAGCTGCCGGTTATACTGACCGTAACCCACCACGTCAATCATCTGTCAGTTTAGATGTGATAACAGAAAATTCAATATCTCTCAGcctgaaaatataaacatgaaaatgtaCACTTTTATTTATAGATAAAGTTTGAACTTCGTCATCATGAGAAGAAACAGGACATGAACAAACGCCTTTGTACTGATGTCTGAAATACAAAAACGGATCAACAGTGTATtctctttttattattttcagaaacaTATGCCATACTGATACTGTCGGGATACATGTGGTATTTTGCCTTTGTAGTGCATATTTTGCAATCGACTGGGATATATATCTACAAAGTTTCGGTATGAATTCTTCTTCCGACGTTTATGTTGGAAATTTAATTTTTGCGCCTGTAATTAATTTTCAATGGAACAATACTATACATAATAGTCCGTGCAGGTGATTCACTGGATAAGTATGAAATTCGTGTCTTTACATTGTTTCGCTCGCCCCGTTCTGTTTTCGTGTATATTTCTAAAGCCATTTGGTATTCTTATTTCTTCCTTATTTTCATCTCcgaaaatgttttaacttttaagaCTAGGAAGAAAAGGACAGTGCTATTTCATGCGCAGTCATTCCATTTTTTCCCATTTCCTTGACCGTTTACTTTTGTAGTATCTATGTAGTTTAGACAGTCCAATTTATATCCCTATCTGGGCACTTAAGGGTATGAACTTTCGGTTATAAAACCATGCAGGAGTGAACTTAAATTCGCTATGACAGGGAAAACGGAACCGGCGATGTTTTGAAACAGCTTATAACGGCTGTAAAAAGGTATCACTATCAAAATAAACCTGTGTTTAGAATTTGTTTAAGCCTGATAATATTAACCATGCTTGGCTATTAAAATATTGTTGCTAGACACCTATACAGGGTTTGTCAACGCTGGGAAAGTGACATTAAGAGGTACAGATTTTCTCTATGGGAAAGATTCCCTCAATTTTAATGATAAGTTCCATTTAAAAAGTAAAGCCGATAAAAGTTTCATTGTATATATGTCACCGCGTGATTTATTCTTTGACACTTGAATGCTTTTAAGCTTTTTGAGATTACCGATTATTCTCATTGACAACGAGCTCAAACCGTATTGATATGGAGCTAAAATCTAAACtatcaaatttatcaaaattttacaccGTGGCTCGATTACATgcataattctgataaaaagatcTCGTATTATTTAGATTGTATGGGAAAACTTTGGATGAAATCAGCATTTCTAGTTTCATTAAATCCGTACAATTTATATTCCTCCGAAGAAATTTCTACAAATCTCATTATTGTTACGGtcgattttaattaaactttgtaCGTAGGATGATATTGTAAACAAAAACTGTTTACACTGTTGCTTCATAACGTTGCTGACATGCTCATCGGAATATTCAGTCCCTAGTTACCACAGGCCTCATGCCGAGCATCATGGCTGAATACAATATTAATATTAAGAACTCTCCATTAATAACCCCGCAATGTCAAACGCTGTATTGCAAATGCGTGAAATTCATAATTATCtattatgaaattttcatcaatttatatatacACAGACAAATGAGTGACAGATGTTTAGTTGTAACATGTTTATATAGAgatcttttatttgaaatgttcatTAAATGATGTGCTGCTACTACATTAAGCAGGTTTCACTTATAGCCAAATATGGAATTTGATATTTGTTATCAATATTTATCTTCattatgaaaacaagtaaattcagtgaatttatatccgcCGCCGAATATTGATTTGTGGATGAGGGgagtattttaaaagatattttatttccagaCATACACAAGCTACAAAAGGACTTTGTAACGGTTTGCTGGTTCATATATTTTACAGAATCAAGAGGAAAGACTCTTTTTCTGTAGTGATctataagtttcatgaagatccgtcaaTGGATTACTTTTGTTTTCTAGGAATTTactaatttcaaaacaattaaagggcaatatctcTGCATTTACTGAAGGGTTTCTGATGAAAGATACGTATGCATCACCACCATATAATGATCTAAATTTgtgcaaaatttcatgaagattcgtcaatggattactttgttatgtgggaatttaAGTATTGCAAAATAATTacagggcaataactctgattAATAAAGGGATCCCGACGCAACTGTGCATGCACCACTGCCCTACAGTCTtccatatttgtgtaaaatttcatgaagatccaccaaTAGGTTActaagatacagtcaaaaatccctatttttaccAGTACCAGATCAAGAGGAAacaaactctgcttttactgggtcaggAGTCAAGGGGGTAATACTACATTAGAGCAAAGGTCCTGTACAAATTAatcattatgtgaggtttggtaaatctagttaaatactttttgaatgatgagcattttctaatttttttatcaaaaggaaAAGACTACTTTTACTGAGTCAAGGGGGATAATGCATTATGTGAGCAAAggattatgtgaggtttggtgattccaGCAGGAATACTTTCTGAAttgtaagcattttcatttttcccCACAAACAaatcaagggtaataactctgcttttactgggtcaaggagGATATTACCAAATGTGAAGTCAAAAATACCTACTTTTTACCAGATTAAGAGGAAAATAACtttgcttttactgggtcaagggggtAATAAAACATTAGAGCAAAAGTCCTGTGCAAATAAatcattatgtgaggtttggtgaatctaattaaatactttttgaatgataagcattttcaattgttttttttttcttcttttttttttaatcaaatcaagGGGAAAGACTACTTTTACTGAGTCAATGGGGATAATGCATTATGTGAGCAAAggattatgtgaggtttggtgttTCTAGCACAAATACTttctgaattataagcattttcattttcccCCAAACAaatcaagggtaataactctgcttttactggacCAAGGAGGATAATACTAAATGTGAAGTCAAAAATACCTATTTTTTACCAGATAAAGAGGAAACAAACTTTGCTTttactggggggggggggggggggggggggggtaatacCAAATTAAAGCAGAGgccatgtgctaattaataattatataggGTTCGCTGATTCTAGcttaaacactttttgaattataagcattttcaatttcgaacagacggacggacgggcgaacATCCGGACGATCAACGCCAAAACAATACCCCTCCGTATTTTGCGGGGGAAATAATTACGTAAATTACGGGGAAAATTTCGCTGATTTCTTTTGCAGAAAGTAAAAAGATAAGTTTTAAACTAATTTGCACATTCACACTTTTAAGATATCTTTAATTCATATTTTCTTGAAGATAATGTTCTCAAATAGAAAGTAACATAAGTACGttaatacaagaaaaaatattatagcAGCATTTACCCGCTAAGTGAAAAAACTTTAGCtcataaaatgtgtaaataaGGTGCCTGGCTGGGGTTAATACACTAAATTGTAGTAATGTATAATCATTTCAGCAAGAATATCCAACCAAAATGACATGACATGTGAATTCTGGGAAATGTATTTAAAGTGAACAAATACTCCTCGTAGTGTAATTTGAATCCGCTATTATTTCGAATATACAATGTGATTCTGGCTATAGTTAGTGTTTTTATACATTAACGGCTGCTGCCAACTCACTGGTCAGTtaaagacaagattttttttccgtAGGCTATAGATAACTGATGTAACTATATTTAACGTGTTATTCAGTACACATTAAATATAACGAATTCTGTTAAAATGTGTAGACAAATACATACACTGCACACACaagacaaaatgacaaaattttgaatTCTTGCGTTTGTTTACATCACTGACCAATCAGGACGGACTAAGCTTTACTTTATTTCGAAGTAAAGGTTCGAAGGTTTCTGATTGGTGGTCTCAAAAAGGAAAGTTGAACAGAAAATGGCACGTATAAGTAGCTGAAATTTGCTCAACTTTTAATAACGCTCATCGACATTTCATATACCTGAAACCACATATACTCAATATGTACTCAAAAATACTAACAGATACAGCAGATGTCAACAGCAAACAGGCTGCTTGGCCTTATAACAGGGCAGTTTTTTACTTCTCTGTATCATTTTAGCTAACACTTATGAAAATGTGAATCAATTGACATATAATATGAATGAACGTTTAGaaacaaaaccaaaaatattACCCCGAAGCAAATTACAAATACAGACTCGTACAATGCTAGTGCCAGGCAAGTGTTATTTAACATTTGGTTAGAGATAAGTACAAACATAGTTTtgctttaattaaacatttcacaTAACACTAGTAGCTGACTTTTGTTTcagaacaaaaatgtttttcctaGTTAAAACGTTGGCATTCGTACTTCATACTATTCGATCTTTATATACTGCATTACTCAATTCAGATTTTAGAATTCGTGACTGCGGGAGGTTACTTTCTGATTGTCCGGTCTAAATTTCCTTACGAAGTTAGCATATCAAAGGTGCATCTTTAACCcctaccttgctaaatttctaaaatgcactggttcatctttcaattttgccagtaccatttattattcaatggAGTGTTCACTAAAcatttactgtctgaatagcgaacattgcagaccaCGAACGTgcgggctgatcatggtctgcactggtcgcaaaaatcacttgccaccagcaggctaattttaaagtaaaagttaatatattTCAAGACTGACGTTTGGCCAGTTTAACAATATTCGGAGGGCGGTGGGTATTCACACTGGCTTGTCCTAAAATTGTTTTAGACTTGAATATAAGAGTTTTGTTACAAAAGACTTAATGCCTTGGCTACTTTGATCAGTTCTGAATGTGCCACCTAATAGTGCGGTCAGCCAGCTTTGGTTGTAATGTGGCTGCCATGCTTAATATTTATTCTTGTTATTtcctatttttcttaatttttgccAGGTTTGAATATTTGGTAATATAGCGGAGCGTATAAGTAACGTAGcagaaaataatgaattttattcGTTTTTATGTTCCCTCCCTTTATGACTATGGGTGCAGTAGTTTGTGTGCCACATTGACAGCTGTACTTTTCTAACAATTTAATTATACATAATGATTCACCATTTGTCCTGCAATTTTTTAAAcgtaaaatataaacagaaaactaAGCTTAGTACATTTCAGTAATTCTTAATTAACGATCAAAAATCTACTTATTCACGTTTTACAGTagattatatataacatatttagagCGGAATTAAATTCTACGATACGTAACATCCTATGATCTCATTAGAGGTCAAATATGCGGCTTCCTCTCTTTGCAAGATGGTAAGAGGGGCGGAGGTCTAGTGGGTAAGGTATCGCCTGCTTAATCCAGAGGCCGTGGGTTCGAGCCCACTGGGTTCATGACCATGTCTCCTCAAATGAAACCACTGCTGCTTTTTCCAGGAAGCGTCCTCGAGAATTAATCAAATAACGTTCGATCTTTCATCAGATTCGAGCTCAAACAAATTGACTAATAATAAACTAAGACGATCAGACTTGTAATATGCACTTATGTAGACTCCATTTAAACACTTAAATTGAAGCTTTTGGATAACAGTAATTGTTTTCTTACAACATGTCGATTTCAAACAGATCTTTaggtaaatataatttaaaaactattaaacaaaatgatgttgcgGCAGAATAAAATTCATGACTAATAGTGACTAGGCATATTCGGAAGCGTTTTTCCGTGATACACAAAATTTAGAACAAGTGACTGTTGGCAACTTTATCATACTTCGCAATACAAAGTTATTTGTGATACTTTGATACGAACCTGTCGTGCAAATACACTTCACGTTTCCACAATAGAGGGCGCTTATCAGTCCAAGAAAACAAACCTTATATGTAATTAAGACTTTTTGATTATGGAAATAACTGTTTAACGATAGCCTTATCTTTAATTGATAGCTGCCATTTCACCATATCAAAAGTTGCCCAAAACATGgcatattgtttatttattttacgaaaCAGTTTAAATTTAGATCCAAAAGTTTGAATGAACCGTGTGTGTATACCAAAAGCTGAGTACAATCTACTCGCAGCCTTTAAACTAACCGTGACATCTTTtagtaaaaagtattaaaaaaacaagaattaattcattgtaaaaattgtttaaaaggcGAACAAAATCATGCAGATCTCCACAACGTGGAATCCGTCACGTGCCATTACTGTTACCTACTGTCCGTAGACCGATTAGCGATTCCGTTCTATTTTTATTCAATATCGTTCTTTTTTTTCATGGCCACCAGACATTTAACACACTTTCGAAATTTCCGCTCAAGATTTGATTAACATCCTTAATTGACGACGTTAACCAGTTCAAACATAAAAGAAAACGGATCGTAAATTTGCGTATGCTCCCAGAATTTGACTGTTCTGATAGTCAACTCAAGTTTGCAGTAAACTAATATTATGTAGATACTGTCAATACATTGTACTGAAATTACACCTGTTTCACACCTGCATTTTACTGATAATCCCAAGATATCCTTTCAACACTGATAAATATTCGGAACATATTCTCACTCTGAAACAGTAGGAAGTGTCACAAAAACTAACCACAGTAATCAAGCAGACAGCTGACACAGTGCTAAACTTGGTTCAAGAGTCTTCAACAGAGACCAGCGCGATGGTTGTAGTGTGACATGCTAGAACCCGTATGCAAGACTAAAACATACGAGTCTTAAAACCAGCAGATATCGGTTTGTTTTAAGACCCACCAGAATTCCCCAATATTAAAACTGGCACTTCATCGGTTCTGAACATGTCGTTTATTGCCCTAATGAAAAGTCGCAAAAAGTTTAGTCGTCTGACGTCTGTGCATGATGATTTTGCCCGTGCCGACGTCACTGAATATGTAATTTTCGGAGGGCTAGTCTCAAGTTAAACACCACAGTCACGTATTTGATATATAATGCACACTTAtggaatggcttgccggtcaatagtccaAACTACTGCCCGAGGTctaagtcattcaataagtgttttataacatAACATCAAAATGATTTGcacagttttgtttttgattttttttatacttgaTAGCTTGAATATAGACCGATCACATAGCATAAAAATTTGTATTGAATAGAGACCGCTCATATGGCATAAATATTTCTGTTGAATAGAGACCGCTCATATGGCATAAATATTTCTGTTGAATAGAGACCGCTCATATGGCataaactatggaccggcgatttatataagcAGCAGGGCAGCATACTCATAGACAGCTGAAAAAAGTAAACTATATATTATGATGCTTTATCTAATATTATACactattattatataccttactataaatagtaacaaaaaagccgttAAAAACGGTTATTACGGCCTCTGTTGACGAATcaataatggcgcagtgcgcctcacgcgccataatcataatggccccgggtaaccggaacgtcagcgcgttctgacgttgacgtcatgtagcaacgtcattatggcgggtgAAAGTTTCAGattgattgtcaaatattgaaggCACTGTTGATGAAAAATCAATACAACTGATGCTTAGGCCCTATAAGTGtgtagaaaaaaaagtaaaatgaaaatactaagatgaatatgaagcgaaggtatataataaaaag from Mercenaria mercenaria strain notata chromosome 2, MADL_Memer_1, whole genome shotgun sequence carries:
- the LOC123562901 gene encoding protein PERCC1-like; translated protein: MIDVVGYGQYNRQLPGIHDNSGMSMPHGARMSPGNTLQTLHPVSQEIQHTQHTQHTSVIKKLDHSVESFIPSTNQHNINQNNDSDNLQSENFDASNESIIDDEFSDHDSHYSEDLEDIDMDLEPKPDMTRQLLDFATMVSTDIQKFFGRKKGEDDSCDIYEDKWKSTKSGRELYYADLMKIVHGEDKPNGKGGKKSPPLLDISNSVSEQRDNRNSFTGKFDKKLGIGPLNELFEYGLRHFLTDKKLKHTKELKRLKTDSKKFDSVAPMHTRKLPTSFWKEPGSQQTNSGESRQNGGNSVLQTNNPPDFSDLLESWRLDRNEFSGDMSSSEVSMSPESV